The genomic stretch CTTGAGAAACCACGAGGAACCAAATCCAAGGACCTATGTTAGCTCGAAGGGTTTCAGCTTCGCCACGGGGCATACTGGTAAGTGTCTTGTGATGTTATGGATTATATATATAGCGATGCTCGAGTGATACCAAGTTAGTAATCCCATCTGTTGTTTGCAGATGTACTGTCCACAAGGGTCAGACAGATAGGGCCTGTAGTTGCTGAGGGTGGGCCTGTAGTTGCTGAGGGTGATGTCATGGAAGAAGGTTTATAATCTTATGTGCTTACATTCGGATAAGCAGTCATATTTTGAATTTATGCATTTCTGTTTTTCTCAGCAGAGATGCTAGAACTAAAAATGGGTGTATTTTGTTGTACTCCCTGAACTTAGTGGAGACCTTCATGTTAAAGATGTCTCTATGTTCACGGATGCTTGATTCAGATGTGATGATTTATTAGTTTATGATGCCAGTGTTTGTGCCATGCCCGGTGCTTTATCAATATGTGCTGTAGATGTCTGTGCTTATCGTTTCACATATGAATGTAGAGTCATATTTCAGCAGTCAAACGATGTCCTGGGAAATTGCTGATCGTTACTATGTTTGCTAAATCTCTGACCTTGTCTAATTGACAGTCGATGCTCAGTAGGGTCGGAATTAGCTAGTCATAGGTTATGACATGGAATGTCAGGAGCTATGTGCTGTTGGAGCATATTAATTTCACATAAAAAATATTTGCCCCTCCCTGCCCTGGTTCACCGACCAACAAAGGTTGCAAGGACGACACAAACCTGGTTCACTGAGTTCCTCTTTAGTCTTGAGCAAGGTTCTGGATGAAGATGTGCCTCCATGGGGcggagctaagagcatctccattcaGCCACGTGGATGGAAGAAAGTCCCCCAGCCACGTCCCCAGGACCCCAATTTTCGCTGGATTGAACGTTTTTTCATTTGGCGATCGTAGGCCGAACCCAACACCCCGAGGAGTGTCGGATGAAGTGAAAAAGCGCGTGGGCTGGGTCTCACAAAGATTTCCCCACTCCACTCGCGTTGCCCAAACCAGCTCGTCGCCTCCACCTCGCTGCCGGCACCACCCCCACCCTCTCCCGGTGGTTGCGAAGCCTGAAGAACATGAAGGAAGCGGTGGGTCAAGAGATGATCAGATCTTGGAGTGCGCGCGGTCTTTCATCAGTTATTTGCTCTTGCCTCTTTTGGCAAACTTCCATTGCAGTAACAAATGTCCATGTTGGCGATCAGTGGTGGTACTTCCTGCTCCTTTTGTCTGCTCGTTGATAAGCAGCGGCCAGGAGCTGTTTCGCATTGGAACTAATGAAGCATCTGCTGTAATACAAATGAGTAGCCCTCCAATGGCCTGGCCATAATCTCTGCGAGTAGACGATCGAACAGGAACAGAATAGAACACACGCATTGTGGACGTCTTTTCCGTCACATTTTAGCAAATCAGGTATTGTTGTACATGGACCTTGATTGCGAGTTCTTTGGAACAAAAAGACACCATCACATCAAACTACACATACTTCAAGAATGAGACATCAAGCAGCCCCACTAATAGCTCCATGATGAAAACTCAAAACAGTGAATCCTCTAATTTCAAGCAAACATCAAATTCCCCCTTTGCCTTGGCGgcgcaacacatccaaatgatgaAACAAATTCCTGTTCTCAAAGAAACACACCAAATTGAGCGAGCAAGAAAAGACAAGATGAATGCATGTTTTGGAGCGGCAATGAACTATTCATCATTTGTTTTACTCTTGCAAAGGTAAAATTTATTAGGGACATGAAACATGATAGGGTACACCATCTCATATAACACAGCCTTAAAATTCTGAAGTTCACTGTCTTTCTTTACGGCTTTACTTCGGATTGTTCAGGAAACAAGGAAAAAATAATGTCCTTCTATCAGAAGTAAGGAAAAAAAAATTGAGTTTCGTTTCTAtacataatactccctccgtcctagtttgTAAGTCATAATTTTttaatatcttggcccaaggtactAGCTGATTGGTCTAATTTTCTCTCTCTCACTGGTGCATGCAACCCTTTCTCTTCCTTATTGGTGCATgcattctctttctctccctcattggtgcatgaaatccctttctctccctcattaaataaaattatgccttagaggtggaggttatgggacaaatagtttttggGAATATGCCTTACACTCTAGGACGGAGGAAGTACCAATAATAATTCATTTCGAACATAGAAACTGGAGGCCGCGATAACAAATATAAAGCCCATTTTCATTGATCGTTCGTGTGGTACAGAGCCCTGATACATTCGTTTCATACAGAACTATCAGGCTTGTTTGCAATGTACACTACACTTAAACAACATCAACAGCAAGTGCCACCAACAGAAGCTAAAATCTGATCACTTGGCGTACTGGGAGTGAGCGGCCGCGATGAGGGCAGCTCCGAGCCCCGACCCGTCTTTCGTGAGCTTGACAGACACAGACTTCGACACCTCCTCCCCCAGCAGCTCGGCTAGAGTGCTCTCCAGGCACTGCCTGAACTTGGCATAATGCTCAAACAGCCCACCATCGATTGCGATGACTGTCCTGCTATTGTTGCCTGGGGTGGCCCTCCCGATCTTCCTCATGATCCCCACAATCCCTGCTGCAGCCAGCCGGGCAGACCGGCGGGTCACAATGTCGCATATCTCGACCACCATCTTCCGTGTCTCCAAGGTCGTGTTTGCAATCTTCAGATGTCCAGACAGTTTTTCAGCCACAATCCTCAGATCAGGTGTTTCATCGTGGTGCATTGCAGATATGTCAGGAGTCCTGAATGTCACAGACAGAGAGAGGATATTCGATCAGGACACATCGCATCGGAGTTGTATGTCAAATTGAAACAGCCCAACGTTATCGATTACACATTTGCTAGCTAGCAATGTACCTCAGATTGAAGTGAGTTGTGAGCTTGGTGCGGCTGACATCGCCAAATATCGAACACTGTGTAGCGATCTTAAGAAGCACCCTCCTCACGATTTCGCCTAGATACAATCCAGAAATTAACTTCTCGAAGATCTGAGAACAAAAGTCATCGTTACTTGTTAGTTTAACACGGTGCAACTAAAGTTTTAATATGAGTGAGAATCATGCATGTCTTCTGGAGAAACTTGCCTGCTCGCTGGGGTTTAGGCTCTCCTCATCTAATGCTTGATCATATTCTGTAACCGGAAGGCAGGACGAAGAGAAGTTACCCCATTCCGTATTTATAACCTGGAATGAAGAAAGTACAGTGAGGAAGATTGCAGAAAGCAGATAAATGTTCTCGTGCACTGCAAACTAAGTAGTAGTTATTTGGAAGTGAAAAGTCTTACCATTTTTCCTGATTTTGGTAACTCTCCTTCTAACTTCGGTATGTCGCTTGCCTTTTCCACATATGCGGCATTTGAGCCGGTACCTAATATCACGCCGATTACAGCATCTTCATTGTTGTAGCTGCCCGCAGCCAATGTCCCGACAGTATCATTGATCTGAACCATGAATAGGTAATGTCAGACCGTGCTACCCGCAAaatattcattttttttttgcttgagaACCGTGCAGATACTAATTAGATTTGTTCAGAAGAGAAGAGAACTAACCAATGCAGCGACGCGCATGTCGACACCTTCCTTCTCCATGGCCATCTGCAATTCGGCTACTACATCTTCACCAACCTGCCAAAAATCAGAGACAAACTCAAATGATTTTTCAAGCAAACAGTACCGCGCTGACAAGAAACTACTGGTTGACAGATGGAGTTTTCCTTTACATTTAGCCACATAATATTAGTAATATTTATATCAACAGGGAGTGCTTACCGCGTCATCTACCGCAAACGCCTTGGTCCACTTGATGAGTGTGCCAGATGTGATTGATGTCTGCCTGACGGGGAAAGAGAAGGTGAACCCCAGCTCCCTCTGCTTCCCGCCCAATGCTTTGTTAACCCCTTCATCGGCAACGTACTTGGCTACCGccgaggcaatgaagccaaaaagCTCCTGGAGAGACAGATGCAAACAGCGTCGATGAGATGATCAGATCATATGCAAACTACTACCGAACATGGTGATGCGAGTGCAAACACTACTCACCGCGGCGCTGCCTGACATGAGATGAGGAGGAATAGAGACCTCCCTGGAATCGCGCTTGACGACGCGCTTGTCCTTGCCTGCGAGTTGCACGCGCAGGACGCGGAAGTTCGTCCCTCCGAGGTCCAGCGCGTAGAACAAGCCCTCTTCACTCCTAGATTCAGTAGCACAGAATGTAAGTCCACGGATTATGCGAATCCAAACTTGAGGATTAACTTTAAAATAACTTCACTACGAATAAATTACTAGTTCTATTCACATAAGAACATCGAATAAGTAACTAGTTATTCTCAGAAGCCACCACAATTGCAATAGGAGCCTAAGAAGTGTTCAGTAGCTAGCAATGTTCTGATTACTGAGCCTTTAGGAGCCAAAGATGTGTCTAGTAGTTCACAATATTCAAATTACTGAGCCTGGAAGTGTTCATATTACCAAGTTGAAAATTCCAACAAACATGGAAGTTTTCTGTCTGAAAACAAGCATGGAAGTTCATATTCAGGCCGGAAGTTCTAGAAACCAAGTTAGCGATGGAGCACGATTGAGGGCAGAAACACGTGCAGCCGCACAAGTGGCACGGACACATGCAGCTAGACACGGGGGCTGACGAGGACAAACAACGTGTACGGCGATACAAGTGGACAAAACCTGTGCGTCACATGCACCGCACAAGAATTGATTCGTCAAATCCAGCTTCGCCACCAACCAAGTTGTTGTTTTTAAACTAACCTGAATGAAGGGAACTATGAATCCTACACCTCCAGATAAATAAACTCTAGTAGGCAAAAAAAACATCACTCATTGACTTATTTCTGCTACTAATAACAAAATCCCCCAAGAAATTGAAGCAAGATGTTTGTTCAAAAAATTTGAAGCAAGATACGTTCTCCCAAGAAATTAACCGGAAAGAAATACGGGAACGGAATCAGGAGAGCTGGAGGATTTACCCGTTGGGGAGGTTGTCGACGTAGGAGACGATCATCTTGATCTTGCTGCCGCCCTCCTCGCGCAGCCCCGCCCTCatctcctcctccatcgccgcGGCCACGCCATCCAGCCGCGCCGCCGGCGTCGCGCAGTCCTCCCGGAGCTGCGCTATCAcctgctccgccgccgcctcgaccgCCGCCACCATGATCCCGACGAAAAATCGAAAATGCGCGATTCCGCTCCAAGCCTCCACCCAGGAACACGAAAAGAAAGCCGCTGACGAACTCTGGGATCTTGGGGTGTTGACCTCGGGATCTCTCTCTCTGTTTCGCTCGGAAAGGTTTCCTTTTTTCTTCTTGTTCGTGAAGACGAGGCAATCACAAATCAATCCTGGGAGGAGGGACGAGGAAGCTGGTTGGAATTTATAGCGCTGCCGGATCCGGTGGAGAAAACGACCGATAAAAGGCGGGGGTCGGGTCGGATATGGATGTGGGTTGAGGCTGCGTCGGCTTCAAACAGGGCTCCTGCTCCGGCTCGAGCTTATCCTCCTATTGGTTTCTTTCCAGGAGGCTGCGGAGTATGGACGACGACCACCGGCCGTCGCCAAGAGTGCTGCCGCTGTTTTCAGCCTTCACGAGGAGCGTATGACTTTGACCCGCGCTTGAGTTTTTTTCACTCGACGTGACAGAAATTAGTAATGTACTGTAAATACTTGTCAAAGGACGTATCCAAAATAAAGTAGTGGCAAAACATGTCTTTTCATTTTTGGATAGCGAAAAATCAAATCTACAGAATTATCCAAAATCCAACAAGTTAGAAAGGAAAGAGATTATATTTATAATCCAACAAGAGATAAAAGACGACCGGAGCTTTACCTCCTTACCCAAGAAAACCCCATATCTGTCTGCAGTTATCAGTTATTAACCATATTTGTTCCTAAGCATGCAAGATATGGGAACACCGAAGATATGGGATTTGCTAAGCACGTCTCAAGATACTCCCAGCACCAAATTGCTAAGCATGGGAGTACTAACAAACCAGCAAGATCTGGTAACCCGGATTACTTGCGGCAGCGTATTGCTTGCACTATGCACAACTGATGATGTCTCCGCGTCGACTAATTGGAGCTAGAGGGGTACAAAATAATGTAAGCTACTGTAAAGTCTAAAGAGCTAGTTACCTCCTATATATCCCGGGATATAAGTGTTCTTCCAACCTTTGTTTTAAGTCAAACTTTCTAACTTTAATCAACTATATAAGAAAAAGTAACAACATTTACAGGGTAACGTTATATTGTTGTCATTAGATCTATCTTGAAATGTAGTTTGTAATATACTAATTTAATGTTATACATAATGCTACAATTTTTCTATAAAGTTAGTCACAATTAAAATAGTCTGACCTAAGATAAAACCTAAAAATACACTTGGAGGGAGTAGAGAGGAATACACCTTGATTCAAGTAATTGGTCTGACTCTACGCACTTATGTTGGAAATACGGAGTACTATTGTTTGATGCTCAATTAAATATCAGTTTATATCTCCAAGATTTTTATTGTTTATGATGTGAATCAAGAACAAGACGAGTCAGGAGTAGAGAATCTTTGCAGAAAAGTCAAACTGAACCCCAAGAGATGGGTCCTTTAATTATGTAGGTAGCcaatagaaaataattatgcttcatGATTCCATCATCGGTAACAACAAAACGGGAGTAATTGAGATACAAACCAATGGTCAGATTTTTAATCCTCCCTCCGTCGTAGTAGAgtgtaagactgctcatagtgggagtaacttaggtggtaacatcacacattccaagacattttggtgacatggcatgccattaaatgaagaaagagagtgaggtggtaactagctatgttaccataacatcacacttttcaagacaagatgagtctacaacataataaatataaGTTTGCATGACACTACAcatatgttactctccactatgaaggtagtaacatagattagtaacatgtacatgttactactctatgttactctccactatgactagtctaagtcACATTCCCGTTTTCAGATTGTCCGGCATATGAGGCAAGTAAGACACAATTTTGCATTAATTGGAGTTAATTAGGGCATGCATGCAGCCCGCACCTTCCTCTTCTCCACATGCAGCCATGCGGGAGACTCACCCCACCATGCATGCAATAATTATGGGGCTATTTTTATTGGTTGTTGTAGTTACGAAACATCACAGTCCGGCCTAATAAGTCACAATTTTTGCCCCAATCACGTTACGCCTTAGGCCAAGATATTAGAGGATTGTGACTTAcactctaggacggagggagtccTTTCAAATGCATAGAGGAAAAGCTTCGCTCAATGTTGGCAGTTCTAAACCTAACACACATAGTGAATTCATAGTTTGCTCCATAGAATCATTCCCGGAATCATATTGCAGTGGTGCCTGAACTTTTGAAATTTTAACACAACCTCCAACTTACGGGTGCGAACCGGTAATGGTAACACTAAAAACTCACACAGTTCCACATCAGAAACTTGGAAACACCTAAAACCTGAATGAGAATGACATAAGCAAGAGTGAGACTAAATGACTCTTGTTAATAGAAGAACATGAACACATCCACTCAAAACAGGTTACTCCTACTTACGAGTATGGCAACAACCCCAACATGTAGGATCTCTAACTCTCAAATCTAGAATCTATTCTCGATAGCTTTACGAAGCTGGAGCATCTTAGTTGTGCCAATTTCTCAGCCTCACAATAGAGGCCCATCTCGGTTCTTCTGGCTTCAAGATGGTATCACCGAGAATAAAAGGACACATGTCTATAAGAGATTTCAAAGGGTTATACCCGATCTAAGATTGAGGTATAGTGAGAAACAGACAAGATTCATCCACTAGTTTAGACATCTTGCCCCTCTTTATAGTATGGGTTCTCGTATGCATGCTAAATGTGATTCTTGGAACCATCAAAAGTATTGCCTTTCCAAGGCGGCTTTCCAAATCCGCACAATCTCGTCGAACTTTTCAACAGGAAACTCCGGACAACGCAATGCGTAGATAGGTCAGCACATGCGGCATCCTTCTCAACATATATGCCTTCTCCATCCCGTCCAGGACATCAGCCGCGTCCTCGTACTCATGGTCCTAGGAGGACCAACCAGAGTACGATGGGGAGGAGCCTCCATCGTGGTACGGCGGCAGGAGGCAATGCTCCTCCTCCCCAACCAGAGACGCCTACTCAACTACACTTGGGCAAAACTCGGGCCGGGCCAGGTTTCGGGCCAAGCCCGAAAAAGCCCAAACGTAAAATgccaagcccgagcccggcccggcccgaccgtcgggcctatAAATTAAGCCCGAACTCGGCCCGAACAGGCAaaaagcccgacccggcccgaaaagCCCGGCCCGAACCTGCCTAAAGTGCAAAAGctgcaagcccgagcccggcccggcccgacgttcgggctcaaaatacaagcccgaacccggcccgaagtgcaagcccggtccggcccggcccgggattttcgggccgggtcgggccgggtcgtccgggccgggctgcccatgcccagctgtatgCTCAACACGCTACATCACCGGGGATGAAACTAGTGTGTCCACCATAGAACCATAACGAAATTAGTGTGTCTACCAGAGAGCCGACGTGTGCCAAGATGGTGTTCGCCTGGAACTTTCTATAGCCCTTGGAGACGCGGCCGAGGAAACTGGCTCGTTGCCAATGCGTGACATTCTGGAGGAGCACTACAAGAATTTTGTTGACTTGTGACCTTTTCTCAGTGACCCTAGGTGAAATCATCATAAATCTATGACAATTTTTCACTAAATGGTCGTAAGTTGTTTGGGAGggacaaaaccctagaaaattacGATGATTTGAGTCAAGAACGTCATAATTTCCTGACATGAAATCGTCATAAGCCGAGCTATGCAATTACAATCAATTTGGATTGTCGTAAATATCCTAATTAGCCAACTCATCATTATTCGTCTATATGGCATGTTTATGTGTCACAACTAACTCATCAAACTTTGTCGAGGTAAACGGGCTACACGCGTTGAACGGAATCCAAATAGGAAACTTGGTAGAAATGCACTATACATGGTTCCGTCTATCCAAGATGTCGCCAAAAACTAAAGCATAAGAAATTTTCAATCCATACCTAATCTTGTGCAAACGATTTACTAATGCAGAAGGGTGTGCGGTGATTTCCATGTATGATAACGGTTTTACGTGCTCCAATGGTGTGCTATAATTTAGTGACGTTCATTTCATGTGTTTCGTGTGTGTTGTTCATGCAAAGGAGCCTACCTATGCCACATGCATACGATCGATTTTTTGGGCCAAAGCAATCTTCTGCACCTCACACAAAATTAAAGGGTCTTCCATGTGTGATGGGGACCTTAAAAGGCCAGTTCTGTACAACTTCAAGGTCATATCCTCCGGGAGATCCAAAGGGACCAACACGGTCGGTTTACCTTCACGCAGACACATACATGCACCAAACATTGACCCCAAACCGTTGTCCGTTTTTTTAAGCTTGGACCAACCCATTTCCGAACCAAATTTGGGATGGAAATGGGGTGATGAAGGCATGGTCCATGCGCTCATTTGTCCTAGGTTAAGAATTTCTCACCTAAGTCAAAAATACGTGTGTCTTTTATAATATACTCTAGACCAATATATAGGAAAGCACACAAAGCACTCACACTTGCAGAAAAAGTCTGCAACATTGTTGATCCTGATTTTGAAAGAATGTTATGGTGCAAGATCTATATCTTATTGTTTATTATGATCTTGGTGTTTTATGTGAACTACTACTTCATGAAATGCTTCTTTAATTTATGTCTATTCTCAATAATTGCTTACACCTTGAGCATCAATAGTCATTAAAACTATGTAACTAATCATAACAAGCTTTAAAGTCAAGAAAAAGGCGAACCAACTCTAATCCTGAGATTGCTAAACCCTAGCACCGACGATGGCAACTCTCATGGAGACTCTCATGGCCATCGGTAAACCCTAGCGCTGGCGATCTTCCAGGCTGGAGGTGATCGAGTCCATCTGCTCCGGTCATTCTCTCTGGCATCTCACATTCTCTCAAGGTAACATAGATCTCTCCCACCCCTTAGCTCTCTCATGGAAACTCCATCATGGAAATGGAGGGTCAAAATTTCCAAAACCACTGAGCCGGGCCCTGTGGATCCTGAGGTCTTGATGGGTGAATTGTATCTCTGGATTCTCACGTCTGAGTCTGGGGTTCCAATCATTGGTAAATTTCTTACGGACAGAGAAACCGTTAATATCGGACCGGTGATTCATTTTTCTTCCTATCAAGCCAAAATACTCTCTCTCCTGAGCTGGATCCGAAGTGCTCTGAGACACGTGCacgtttgtcatatgattcacgtaTGTATCCGCATCTTATGAAGTCCTGGAAGATATCTTATTCCACCCATAGGGATTTGGATCGTG from Lolium rigidum isolate FL_2022 chromosome 4, APGP_CSIRO_Lrig_0.1, whole genome shotgun sequence encodes the following:
- the LOC124648989 gene encoding hexokinase-7-like: MVAAVEAAAEQVIAQLREDCATPAARLDGVAAAMEEEMRAGLREEGGSKIKMIVSYVDNLPNGSEEGLFYALDLGGTNFRVLRVQLAGKDKRVVKRDSREVSIPPHLMSGSAAELFGFIASAVAKYVADEGVNKALGGKQRELGFTFSFPVRQTSITSGTLIKWTKAFAVDDAVGEDVVAELQMAMEKEGVDMRVAALINDTVGTLAAGSYNNEDAVIGVILGTGSNAAYVEKASDIPKLEGELPKSGKMVINTEWGNFSSSCLPVTEYDQALDEESLNPSEQIFEKLISGLYLGEIVRRVLLKIATQCSIFGDVSRTKLTTHFNLRTPDISAMHHDETPDLRIVAEKLSGHLKIANTTLETRKMVVEICDIVTRRSARLAAAGIVGIMRKIGRATPGNNSRTVIAIDGGLFEHYAKFRQCLESTLAELLGEEVSKSVSVKLTKDGSGLGAALIAAAHSQYAK